TGAAATCTTTGACAGTGTTGGTAGTGAGCCTTCTGAAGCCCTGGagtcctggaggagccttcctttcaGCTGATACCAGTTGTTTATTGATTGCGGAGGCAGGTACAAATACCAGTTAGCCACAGAACCTTCGCAGGCCATGACAAaaggacttggccatggtggagtcgtcgcctccggccgaagcgatggtttcttcgtaggccatgaggaactgAGTTGGATCTGTTGCGCTTCTGGGCAGCCATCCGTTACCTTCGGCCTTCAGAAGGTGTTATCCTTCGGCCCGAAGGTCATAGTTTTTGAGTTTGCGCTTCTTAGTGTTCATCCGATACCTTCGGGTATGCTTGGCTCCATTTCGTTGTGGCCCTGCAAACAGATTAGGGAGCATTTCTGAGGGTGATGGCTTGACCcaaaggtccaatccccaacacaTCTAAACCTTCGTATTAGATCGTAAAGAATATTCAGACTCGAACTGATTAAAACGACACATGCACGTGTAATTACCAAAACGTCCAAGAGGCGATAAAGGAGGGAAGCTGCTTAATTAGCATACCCGCCTTAAGCAATCGATCGAGGCATGCAACTATCGCCGGCACACGCCCAGCAAGGGGGGACCATCACCATCCCGCCTAGGGCTGGACGCCAACCCAGCTCGTCTGGCTCGTTAACAAAACGAGCAAAAAATTTGATATGTAAATTTAATCATGTAACTTTAGCATATAGAAAATACATAGAAATATTGCAATGATAGAGTTTCAAATATTCAAAATCCACCACGTGTATAGCTAATAGCTTGATCAAGCCATAATAACTAATCAACAATAGAAATATATATGCAGCAGCTtcatatatattttaaaaaagagACAACTAAGGTTGCACTTTAATCCCTGTATTTTGCCTTCTACCTCATTTAGCTCACGAGCTGGCTCGAGCTAGCTTGTTAACGAGCCAAAATAGCTGCTCGGCTCGTTAAATTctcaaacgagccgagccgagttaTGAACGAGACGAACCAAATCGCGAGTTTTGAGCTCACGGTCCAGCCCTAGTCCCGCCTCACCGCCGTCTCGACCGCCAACTTTGTCGCCTTGGAGCTTCCTTTAAGCCCGTCGGGCACAGATACCTCGGAACCTCAAATAAAACCTCGAACCCTAAGAGCTCGCCGGAggcagagaagaagaggaaagggCGGAAGAGGAAAAAATTATGGTGAGAGGATTTTTGCAACTATGTCGCATCAACAAATACCAAGCCCGTCATGTACATCACAAGTATGGTAAGACCAAACCATATCCAttcttgccaaaaaaaaaagaaagaaactgaCTCGTTTGGGGGCTCCTTTCATAATTTTCCGAAAATAAAAGAAACCGGCAGCCGGGCCCTGGCCCAGGTCATATATATTGATCGGTTATTGAAGATTTGATTTCTAAAAGTATTAGCTTATATTCGTGCGAATCTGTTCCCACGAGTAGATTGGATCAAGAGCTTACTCCATGGCGTTCACGACGAGGATGAGCGCCAGACGGTGCCCCATCGGCTTCGGCGGCATGGGCCACGGCGCCcagagcgaggaggaggaggagccggtggAGCCGCCTCCGGCGGGGAACGGGGTGCTTGTCCTCACGAAGCACTGCGAGTACCCGTCGATCCCGAACGGCGCGGCGCACGACGGCTTCGCGGTGATGGTCAAGTCAAGGCGCCCACGCTGGTAGCCGGTTCCTGGGTAAAATTACCTCCTCCCAACTTatttacagctcactcttaCCCGGTTTTTGGGTAAAATTACAACgtgagaggtttacaaatccgactTTCTCATGTATTCgggaggtgtacaaatccgaccttctcacatatTCACGTTTTACTCACATGTCTACAACCGACGAAGGTTACAACAACCTTCGGGTACCTCCGGGAGTTTGAGCTATGAAGGTTCCATCATTGAGCAATCAGTCGTTATCTTCGCTCCCGGTGGTGATCTCTTCTCCCGAAGGTCCTGGCCTTCGAGTTTATGCTTCCGGGTAGCCGAATGTCACCTTCGTCTCCCGAAGGCGGTCGCCGAAGGTCTTGCTCTTAGACTTTTTGCTTCCGAGCGGCGGTTTGTTTCCTTCGCCTACCGAAGGTGACCACCGAAGGTCTTGGTCTTTAAGCTTGCGCTTCTGAGTAATTCTTCGTCACCTTCGGGTACGCTTGCCCTCCTCTCGTTGGAGCCGTGCAAAagagttagggagcatttccgaggaTGGGAGCTTAACCCGGaagtccaatccccaacagggCCCAAGCTAGAGGAGGTGAAGCGCGCCATGGGGTTCGTCGTCGACAGCCTCGGCCCCCGCGACCGCCTCTTCGTCGTCGCTTTGTCCGACGACGCGCGGCTGGTCGTCCGGCTGACGCTCATGTCGGGGGACGGGAAGGCCGCGGCCAGGCGCGCCGTGGAGTCCCTCGTCGCGGGCGGCTCGACCAACACCCGTGCCGGTCTCGACGAGGCGGCCAGGGTGATCGAGGAAAGCCGGCACGAGAACGATGTCGCCGGCGTCATCCTCCGCTCAGACGGTTACGACAACTACAGCGCGTGTCGCCGTAGCCTCGACACGAACACGAACACGACAGACTACAGCGACCTTGTGCCACCGTATCTCGTGCGCGACGGCCAATTGCGGTGCACGCCGGTGCACACGTTCGCGTTCGGCTCGGACCACGACGAGGAGGCCCTGCACGGCATCTCGGCGGCGACACGCGGCACGTTCTCCTTCACCGAGAACCACGCGGCCATCCAGGACGCGCTGGCGCTGTGCGTCGGCGGGCTCCGATCGGTCACGGCGCAGGATGTTTGGATCGACGTCGAGTGctgggacgacgacgacttagGCATCGCGGCGGTCAAGTCCGGCTGCTACGAGAACAGCATCAACAGAGACGAGGGGGCCTCGGTCAGCGTCGGCGAGCTGTTCGCCGACGAGGAGAggcgcttcctcttcttcttcgacGTCCCGAGTATCGACGACGCCGACTATTTTGGCACCCGTCTCCTCAAGGTTCGCTGCGAGTACACGGACGTGGCGACCGCCGACCGGGCAGACTGTTTCCGTGGATTCGGCAGACGGGTACGCCGAGGTGCTAAGGCCCGTCGACGCTGCGCCGGTGGCGCCGTCGATGGAGGTCGAGCGGGAGCTCCTCCGCGTGAAGGCGGTGGAGGACGTCGCCCTAGCCCACGCGGCCGCAGAGCTTGGCGCCTACGCCGATGCCGCGCGGATCCTCG
This window of the Panicum virgatum strain AP13 chromosome 1K, P.virgatum_v5, whole genome shotgun sequence genome carries:
- the LOC120652814 gene encoding uncharacterized protein LOC120652814, translated to MGFVVDSLGPRDRLFVVALSDDARLVVRLTLMSGDGKAAARRAVESLVAGGSTNTRAGLDEAARVIEESRHENDVAGVILRSDGYDNYSACRRSLDTNTNTTDYSDLVPPYLVRDGQLRCTPVHTFAFGSDHDEEALHGISAATRGTFSFTENHAAIQDALALCVGGLRSVTAQDVWIDVECWDDDDLGIAAVKSGCYENSINRDEGASVSVGELFADEERRFLFFFDVPNGYAEVLRPVDAAPVAPSMEVERELLRVKAVEDVALAHAAAELGAYADAARILASRRESVSRLAAALAGDATCKALAAELDELRLRAADEREHRRTGRACFLASMSAHAQQCGSSVRLPQPLPAGLQQFGWAGSAMFATPAMRKMEESWEMRRQLRHRRQRMEARLLLLVHAWRQGWQRRHLVSAC